One Pseudochaenichthys georgianus chromosome 7, fPseGeo1.2, whole genome shotgun sequence DNA segment encodes these proteins:
- the znf276 gene encoding zinc finger protein 276, producing MKKSRRPRPSQSSGTQTSVTEEKKPSGNRGRPKKTVPVTTDNLYHDDAEKDNMADLDCSVNAAVDTQKPPEGKTRAAGRLSTALCRLCHGNFSLRSLRHAFNRRPRGAADITDDEPTSLLLFHTDFQRLVGVQLDRDPRLSEFICKKCHSKFYKCHSILIRFLQRVNLPAAGKENLKSWKKCPEASVNHVPITPHSFTSDPQCLHSLVSWAHHHGGACRSCPDLKEVLEGRGWGSVQAAWGCVDGHRYIMDTQRTPAAQPFSMNSCSGRANGEGGVSWEEEEEEGRSGNVRTASGSVSTLAQHCPAAVLSQSPADWTCNPEDFTGHDEALSPAVAQLEDRAPDSDLSDRVISEDDFEESRRGRLSDDEFEPDKRVSVPNKRRRSLKAQEEPKVRKKPGPKPGWKNKLKPKAEELPNIYKCPYQGCTAVYRAPDGLKKHIKEHHEEMKERPCPHPGCNKVFMIDRYLQRHVKLIHTEERNYICDQCGQTFKQRKHLSVHQMRHSGAKPLQCEVCGFQCRQRASLKYHMTKHKAEADLDFACLMCGKRFEKAHNLNVHMSMVHPLIQAKVQRGGSEQPPYSELHALALSGEGGQQEQDR from the exons ATGAAGAAAAGCAGACGTCCAAGGCCATCGCAGAGCAGCGGGACGCAGACGAGCGTCACTGAGGAGAAGAAGCCGTCTGGAAACAGAGGCCGACCTAAGAAGACCGTCCCTGTTACCACTGACAACCTTTACCATGACGACGCAGAAAAAGACAACATGGCTGACTTAGACTGCAGTGTGAACGCAGCTGTCGACACACAGAAACCTCCAGAGGGCAAGACCAGAGCCGCAG GTCGCCTGTCCACCGCCCTCTGCCGGCTCTGCCACGGGAACTTCTCTCTGCGCAGCCTGCGACACGCCTTCAACAGGAGGCCCCGGGGGGCCGCGGATATTACTGACGATGAGCCGACGTCCCTCCTCTTATTCCACACAGACTTCCAGCGACTGGTGGGGGTCCAGTTGGATCGCGACCCCCGATTATCAGAGTTCATTTGCAAGAAATGCCACTCCAAGTTCTACAAGTGCCACAGCATCCTGATCCGGTTCCTGCAGAGAGTCAACCTCCCAGCGGCCGGGAAAGAGAACCTGAAGAGCTG GAAGAAGTGTCCAGAAGCCTCCGTAAACCACGTCCCGATAA CTCCTCACTCCTTCACCTCAGACCCTCAGTGCCTCCACAGCCTCGTGTCCTGGGCCCACCATCACGGGGGGGCCTGCCGCTCCTGTCCCGACCTGAAGGAGGTGCTGGAGGGCCGGGGCTGGGGCTCTGTTCAGGCCGCCTGGGGGTGTGTTGATGGTCACAGATATATCATGGACACTCAGCGCACCCCAGCTGCACAACCATTCTCTATGAACTCATGCAGTGGGAGGGCCAATGGAGAGGGAGGGGTGTCttgggaggaggaagaggaggaggggcgCAGCGGGAATGTGAGGACAGCATCGGGGAGTGTGAGCACTTTAGCTCAGCACTGTCCGGCTGCAGTCCTCTCTCAGAGCCCGGCGGACTGGACCTGCAACCCTGAAG ACTTCACAGGTCATGACGAAGCGTTGTCCCCTGCTGTGGCCCAACTGGAGGACAGGGCCCCCGACAGTGATCTGTCTGACAG ggtgATCTCCGAGGATGACTTTGAGGAGAGTAGGAGAGGGCGGTTATCTGACGATGAGTTTGAACCAGACAAAAG ggtGAGCGTCCCCAACAAGAGAAGAAGGAGCCTGAAGGCCCAGGAGGAGCCCAAAGTTAGAAAAAAACCTGGACCCAAACCCGGCTGGAAGAACAAGTTGAAACCTAAAGC AGAGGAGCTGCCGAACATCTACAAGTGTCCGTATCAGGGCTGCACCGCCGTCTACAGAGCTCCTGATGGTTTGAAG AAGCACATCAAGGAGCATCACGAGGAGATGAAGGAGCGGCCCTGCCCTCACCCCGGCTGCAACAAGGTGTTCATGATCGACCGCTACCTGCAGCGCCACGTCAAGCTCATCCACACCG AAGAGAGGAACTACATCTGTGACCAGTGCGGCCAGACCTTCAAACAGAGGAAGCACCTCTCAGTTCACCAGATGAGACACTCCGGGGCCAAGCCACTGCA ATGTGAGGTGTGCGGGTTCCAGTGTCGCCAGCGAGCATCGCTTAAATACCACATGACCAAACACAAGGCGGAGGCGGACCTGGACTTTGCGTGCCTGATGTGCGGGAAGCGCTTCGAGAAGGCCCACAACCTGAACGTCCACATGTCCATGGTGCACCCGCTGATCCAGGCCAAGGTCCAGAGAGGGGGCAGCGAGCAGCCGCCCTACTCTGAGCTCCACGCACTGGCTCTGAGCGGGGAGGGGGGGCAGCAGGAGCAGGACAGGTGA